In Myxococcus stipitatus, the following are encoded in one genomic region:
- a CDS encoding tetratricopeptide repeat protein, with product MSPRTRKAPRRTLGFTLPPAMKKALLPSCLAALGLAAWSDVPIPATWRPWLALAEQHARTASQPAPTSDTGPGFTTAPLPLPPAPTEAPRQSVEPATAPAPEDALALSHEHTRRVDHLGRARALKELGDVSGALTEVRRALHDDPADTDALGMAARLARLQGQPETALLAWSRLGNLVPEEAGALIQQARLLVSLGRHAEAVRVGEEAVLRAPEDAEVYQVLGRAHLGSGDLSAAILRFQQAVHLAPEHGYALNNLGFAYLRAGQDSKAAEVLAQAAQLLPHVAYVHNNLGVAWERLGRKEEARAAYATATQLSPRYVQARVNADRMNRIAQADLSLPEPGPREVGLPSSP from the coding sequence ATGAGCCCGAGGACGAGGAAGGCCCCCCGCCGCACCCTGGGTTTCACCCTGCCCCCCGCGATGAAGAAGGCGCTGCTGCCCTCGTGCCTCGCCGCGCTGGGCCTGGCCGCGTGGAGCGACGTCCCCATTCCGGCCACCTGGCGCCCGTGGCTCGCGCTCGCGGAGCAGCATGCGCGCACCGCGTCCCAGCCCGCCCCCACGAGCGACACGGGCCCGGGCTTCACCACCGCGCCCCTCCCGCTTCCGCCCGCTCCAACCGAGGCCCCGCGCCAGAGCGTGGAGCCGGCGACCGCCCCTGCGCCCGAGGACGCCCTGGCGCTGTCGCACGAGCACACGCGGCGGGTGGACCACCTGGGCCGAGCGCGGGCCCTGAAGGAGCTGGGCGACGTGTCCGGCGCGCTCACCGAAGTGCGCCGCGCGCTGCATGACGACCCGGCGGACACCGATGCGCTCGGGATGGCCGCACGGCTCGCCCGCCTCCAGGGGCAGCCGGAGACCGCGCTGCTCGCCTGGTCGCGGCTGGGGAACCTGGTGCCCGAAGAGGCCGGGGCGCTCATCCAGCAGGCCCGTCTGCTCGTGTCCCTGGGGCGCCACGCGGAGGCCGTGCGCGTGGGTGAGGAGGCGGTGCTGCGAGCGCCGGAGGACGCGGAGGTGTACCAGGTGCTCGGACGCGCGCACCTGGGCTCCGGCGACCTGAGCGCCGCCATCCTCCGATTCCAGCAGGCCGTCCACCTGGCCCCCGAGCATGGCTACGCCCTCAACAACCTCGGGTTCGCGTACCTGCGCGCCGGACAGGATTCGAAGGCCGCCGAGGTGCTCGCGCAGGCCGCGCAGCTGCTGCCCCACGTGGCCTACGTGCACAACAACCTGGGGGTGGCCTGGGAGCGGCTCGGCCGGAAGGAGGAGGCGCGCGCCGCGTACGCCACGGCGACCCAGCTGTCTCCCCGCTACGTCCAGGCCCGCGTCAACGCGGACCGGATGAACCGCATCGCCCAGGCGGACCTGAGCCTGCCCGAGCCCGGCCCCCGGGAAGTCGGGCTCCCGTCCTCGCCGTGA
- a CDS encoding PBP1A family penicillin-binding protein, whose translation MNLAPVMPNPPQASPPSTPTPAPPRPSLGARIWKWTKRLLITGAVGLLVCLLTAVGTYLYFSRDLPSVDTLRNYQLPQVTKVTCGDGSICAEYAYEKRTVVRVETLPSHVRDAFLAAEDADFYKHVGLDPFGIARATVKNLIPGSTKSGASTITQQVVKNLLLTPERKLSRKIREWILTPRVEEALTKDQILGLYINQSYYGQRRYGLEEAALYYFGKHAKDLAVGEAAVLAGTVQSPHRINPVTNMTRAKSRQRYVLRQMANQGFVPLKVVEGELEKPIVLAPRPKPRVGPYYAEEIRRTLIERYGEEAVMRGGLRVDIAMVPHLQVAAEQAVREGLEAMDRRQGYRGPRGTVEDARWERLRGKVVTRIEEAGRRQKDQGYVADLSPLAQVEKAAEPKAAGATEPEVEGAEEQRPDLTSEDEAPPSEEELLVGAVLLQPLEEGLRLTGYVSEVDEKRNVARVDLVGRTAEVAYSTVTWARQKGKGAPKNITDVFAKGQLVFVRVLKAPPAPAFVEATLDQIPEVQGGLVAIRPDNRNVVALVGGYDAARSSFNRATQARRQPGSSFKPFLYGAAMASGRYTPLSKVNDAPEAIRDPYTGKAWKPQNYDRRFEGPMTLRQALTKSKNTVSVRLIESLTPPTVIDFARRAGIHSPMPENLTLALGTGEVTMLEEVNAYATLQSNGRYAEPLMLLRVRDSSGKVLEEHQPGFEETLPPAVAYLTTSLMRSVVEEGTAKAVRELNRPAAGKTGTTQESRDTWFSGYTMDYVASAWVGFDDNSPLGGSETGGRAALPIWLQFMRTAHEGLPARDFEVPSGVLLVRIDPATGLLAGASVPGRLEPFLEGTQPTAEAPPPGQVTTDEFFLNEGNRKGL comes from the coding sequence ATGAACCTGGCCCCAGTGATGCCCAATCCGCCCCAAGCTTCGCCCCCTTCCACCCCGACGCCCGCGCCGCCACGCCCCAGCCTGGGCGCGCGCATCTGGAAGTGGACGAAGCGGCTCCTCATCACGGGGGCCGTCGGCCTGCTCGTGTGCCTGCTCACCGCCGTGGGCACGTACCTCTACTTCAGCCGCGACCTGCCCTCGGTGGACACGCTGCGCAACTACCAATTGCCCCAGGTCACCAAGGTGACATGTGGCGACGGGAGCATCTGCGCCGAGTACGCCTACGAGAAGCGCACCGTGGTGCGCGTCGAGACCCTGCCCTCCCACGTGCGCGACGCGTTCCTCGCCGCCGAGGACGCGGACTTCTACAAGCACGTGGGCCTGGACCCCTTCGGCATCGCGCGCGCCACCGTCAAGAACCTCATCCCCGGCAGCACCAAATCCGGCGCGTCCACCATCACCCAACAGGTGGTGAAGAACCTGCTGCTCACGCCGGAGCGCAAGCTGTCGCGCAAGATTCGCGAGTGGATTCTCACGCCGCGCGTCGAGGAGGCGCTCACCAAGGACCAGATTCTCGGCCTCTACATCAACCAGTCCTACTACGGGCAGCGGCGCTACGGGCTGGAAGAGGCGGCGCTCTATTATTTTGGCAAGCACGCCAAGGACCTGGCAGTGGGCGAAGCAGCCGTCCTCGCGGGCACGGTGCAGAGTCCGCACCGCATCAACCCGGTGACGAACATGACGCGGGCCAAGTCCCGCCAGCGGTACGTGCTGCGGCAGATGGCCAACCAAGGCTTCGTGCCGCTCAAGGTGGTGGAGGGAGAGCTGGAGAAGCCCATCGTCCTGGCGCCCCGGCCCAAGCCCAGGGTGGGTCCGTACTACGCGGAGGAGATTCGCCGCACCCTCATCGAGCGCTATGGCGAAGAGGCGGTGATGCGCGGCGGCCTGCGCGTGGACATCGCCATGGTGCCCCACCTCCAGGTCGCCGCGGAGCAGGCGGTGCGGGAGGGGCTGGAGGCGATGGACCGGCGCCAGGGCTACCGGGGTCCTCGGGGCACGGTGGAGGACGCGCGGTGGGAGCGGCTTCGCGGCAAGGTCGTCACGCGCATCGAGGAGGCCGGGCGCCGGCAGAAGGACCAGGGCTATGTCGCGGACCTGTCCCCGCTCGCGCAGGTGGAGAAGGCCGCGGAGCCGAAGGCGGCAGGCGCCACGGAGCCGGAGGTGGAAGGCGCGGAGGAGCAGCGCCCGGACCTGACGTCCGAGGACGAGGCCCCACCGTCGGAGGAGGAGCTGCTGGTGGGCGCGGTGCTCCTGCAGCCACTGGAGGAAGGGCTGCGGCTGACGGGCTACGTGTCCGAGGTGGATGAGAAGCGCAACGTGGCGCGGGTGGACCTGGTGGGCCGCACCGCGGAGGTCGCGTACTCCACCGTCACGTGGGCGCGGCAGAAGGGCAAGGGCGCGCCGAAGAACATCACGGACGTGTTCGCGAAGGGGCAGCTCGTCTTCGTGCGCGTCCTCAAGGCGCCCCCCGCGCCGGCCTTCGTCGAGGCCACGCTGGACCAGATTCCAGAGGTGCAAGGGGGACTGGTGGCCATCCGCCCGGACAACCGGAACGTCGTCGCGCTCGTCGGCGGTTACGACGCGGCTCGCTCGTCGTTCAACCGCGCCACGCAGGCCCGGCGCCAGCCCGGCTCGTCCTTCAAGCCGTTCCTCTATGGCGCCGCGATGGCCAGCGGACGCTACACGCCGCTGTCCAAGGTGAACGACGCGCCCGAGGCGATTCGGGACCCGTACACGGGCAAGGCGTGGAAGCCGCAGAACTACGACCGCCGGTTCGAGGGGCCGATGACGCTGCGCCAGGCGCTCACGAAGTCGAAGAACACCGTGTCCGTGCGCCTCATCGAGTCGCTCACGCCGCCGACGGTCATCGACTTCGCGCGCCGGGCGGGCATCCACTCGCCCATGCCGGAGAACCTCACGCTGGCGCTGGGCACCGGCGAGGTGACGATGCTGGAGGAGGTGAATGCGTATGCCACGCTCCAGTCCAATGGCCGCTACGCGGAGCCGCTCATGTTGCTGCGGGTGCGCGACTCGAGCGGCAAGGTGCTGGAGGAGCACCAGCCGGGCTTCGAGGAGACACTCCCGCCCGCCGTCGCGTACCTCACCACCTCGCTGATGCGCAGCGTGGTGGAGGAAGGGACCGCCAAGGCGGTGCGTGAGCTGAACCGCCCCGCCGCGGGCAAGACGGGCACCACGCAGGAGTCCCGGGACACGTGGTTCTCGGGCTACACGATGGACTACGTGGCCAGCGCGTGGGTCGGCTTCGATGACAACTCCCCGCTGGGAGGCAGCGAGACGGGCGGGCGCGCCGCGCTGCCCATCTGGCTCCAGTTCATGCGCACCGCTCACGAGGGCCTCCCCGCGCGCGACTTCGAGGTGCCCTCCGGTGTCCTCCTCGTCCGCATCGACCCGGCCACGGGGCTGCTGGCCGGAGCGTCCGTCCCGGGTCGGTTGGAGCCGTTCCTCGAGGGCACCCAGCCCACCGCCGAGGCTCCCCCCCCGGGTCAGGTGACCACGGACGAGTTCTTCCTCAACGAAGGCAACAGGAAGGGCCTGTGA